The Desulfitibacter sp. BRH_c19 nucleotide sequence ACATGCTACCTATTACATAAACATTAAAGATAATGCTGCTTATTTTTTATCACTGTTTAGGCATTTGATTTACACAATATTTTCCCCAAGCAAGATTTTAGGCATGATTGTCAAACAGCGATTCCATCTTTTGTAAAATTTTTCTAATCCAAGTTTTGAAACCGTTGCATGTGCTTCTTCATTTTCAACCACCCAATATAGCATATAGGTAACTTTGCCCACGTAGCGTGTTAACTTAATGGGGGGTTCACCTGATTTTACTGCATTAAAGTCTTTTTGCCGATGGGTTCTCTTGATATATTTTACATCAATAACACCTTGCTGTTCTTTATAAAATACAGCTACCTCTTTCATAAGTTCTTCAACTTCATCTTGCTTGTCAAGTTTTACTTCATATATACAAATCTCATTAAACATATAAATAACCTCCGCAGCCAAGATATAAAATCTAAAAATTCGCAATAACGTACTTGCACATAATAGAAAAACCCCTAAAATCACACATATATACCCCGCCGCAGGACGCGGCGGACTTGCCTCCCATGTTATATAACGTTCCCGGGATTTGTGAACTTGGCGGTTGGCTTGACTTTTGCCCTCAAAAGCCTACCCCTCAATTAGCAAAAGGCATGACAACTGTCAAGTTAGGTCGGAGGCGCCAAGCCGGAGCTGCAAATCCTCGTGTTAGCCGGAGTAACCCCGGTTTTTCTTGAATATATAACATATATGTTATATAATATAAGTGTGATAGGGTGATAAAAGTGTATTTAGTTGAGTATTATACAGAAATAGGTAAATCTCCTGTTTTTGATTTTGTTTGTAGTCTTAGCAGTAAAGAGCAGGCTAAAGTATTAAGAGAAATTGATTTGCTCTCCGAGTTTGGTTTTACACTTGGTCTACCCCACATAAGAAGTATTAAAGCTGCTGATGGGTTATGGGAACTAAGGATAAAGCATAGTTCTAATAACTTCCGAATTCTATATTTTCATTATTCTAAAGGAAGATTTGTCCTCCTGCATGCTTTTAGAAAAACTACTGATAAAACTCCTAAGAAGGATATTAATATTGCTTTGAAGAGAATGAAAAACTATCTCCAAAGGAGTGACCAAACATGAACCACGAAGAAGTAAAAGCTAAATTGTTACAATGCCCGGAAGTTAAAGAAGAATATGATAGATTAAAACCTCTTTATGATATCAAAAAAGAGCTAATTAAGTTTCGGATTGAACAAGGCTTAAGTCAAAAACAACTAGCTGATAAAATTGGAACAAAACAATCTGCAATTTCTCGTTTAGAAAGCGGCGAGTATAATGCAAGCGTTGAATTATTACACAAAATAGCACACGCCTTGGGCAAGGAACTTCAGATTAAATTCAATTAATAGTGGGTATCCCACTATTTTCTTTTATATAGGTTATTTCGGCTAACGTGGCGCGGGTTTGCGAAGTTGCTTTGGAGGACAAGGGTTTTCTTGTCCGGAAAAGCAATTTTGCAAACCTGCTGATAGGCGATGTTGGGAGCGCTTTAGCGCGAACCCGCCTATCAGCGGGTGTAACCCGCGCCACGATAGGACGGAATTGTGAGCGCAGCGAGCAATTTCCGTCCTATCTATTGCATCTGCGAACCTTGGTTCGTTTATTATGCCAATACGGTGGTATTTGCGAACTTTGGTTCGTGAATATTTACTATGGGTTTACTTTTATTTATTTACAATTCGATCTAATGGACTCTTTATTCTGCTTATACTAGCCTGTGTTACATGTGTATAAATCTCTGTGGTTTTTGAGCTGCTATGTCCCAATAACTCCTGTATATATCTTAAATCGGTACCCTCCTCCAGTAAATGTGTTGCAAAAGAGTGCCTCAAGGAATGTACCGTCACATTCTTTGACATATTCGCTTCTTGACATGCATTATAAAAAACTTTTTGCACAGCACGTTCCGTCAAAAACCTTCCATCTTTTCCTCCTGGAAAAAGCCAACCCTTTGGTTTTTCCATTCTTACATATTCCCTTAATATATCAAGTGTTAATCCAGATAAGAGAGTATATCTATCCTTTCTTCCTTTTCCTTGCCGAACATGGATCAACATCCTTTGGCTATCAATATCATTAATTTTTAACCGCACAACCTCACCTACACGCAGACCAGCAGAATATACGAGATACAGAATAGCTTTATGCTTCAGGTTCGAAATTGAGCTCAGTATTGCCAAAACTTCATCCTGGCTTAAAATGATAGGCAACTTCTTCTCTTTTTTAGGACGGGGAATTTCATAGATAATTCTTTCTTTATTTAGTACATATGTAAGTAAAAACTTAATTGCACTTAGCGATTGGTTAACATATGCATGAGAATTCCCATTTAATAAAAGAATTATATATTCTTCGACATCTTCTTGAGAAATTAGTTCGGCTTTCTTGTTATTATTATCTAAGAAGCGTCTACTGTGACCAATATACGCTTTTATTGTTTTGGTACTATACCCTTTCATTTTCAGCAATTTATCCATCTTGTCTAAAGTATCGTCATGACTTGTCCATACATTTCGGTAAGAGGATAAAATGCTATTTAGTTCATCGTAACAAATAACTTCTTCTTTCTCAAAAAGCTTAACGATTTGCTTTATTGTTTCGATATTATGGGGAATAATCCAATACTTATTTTCTGGATCCCACTTTCGTCCATCAATTCTTCTAACTATATCCACCTTTTCTTTTGAATAATCAAATGATACAGCAATTTCCTCCCTGCCAATCATTTTCACCTCTATCCCAAGACAAAAATCCTCCTTTTTATTGAAATGTAAGATTTATCTGTCCAATATATCCAAAATTAATAATATTTGCATTTACTTCTACATTTAGTTTGCATTACCTTCCAAAACAATACATTTTTTTACATTATTTCCGTGTCATTTCCATCTACAGTAAATCTTTCATTATTAAATCCAACTAATGATTTCTTACCCTGCAAATTAAGCTGATGGAAAAATTCTCAGCCAATCTTTGTTAGGCTGAGAACCTTTCATGTTTTAACTATAAAAACTAAATAGCAACCGATAACAGATCAGAAAGTTCATGAGGAGTTTCCAAATTTTCAACTGATAAGATTTTTCTAAGTCTAGTGGGAATGCTTGAGAAAATGTTCGTTAGGCAGGAAGCAAAATTATAAAATCGAGGATTATGGGAATGGAATAATTAGCAGTATGAACCTTGGACAGTAGAAGTGATTATTGTACATATTTTCCTTGCTATTGTTAAAGTTATAAATATGTTATATCTATCTACTGCAGGTATAAATCTAAAAATCAAAAATGAATGAACAGATAAAGCGCCTCTACTAACAGAGACAAATAGTGCAGCAAACCCCACTAAGCATTAGCTAAAGATTTTCTAGTCTATCAGTGGGATCTTTTAGGTGTTAGGAAAAGTGCACCAATATATAAAAGGGTAAGTATAATACTTATAGTAAATGAATAATCATAAATTCTTTTAAACAATTCTAAACTCCAACCATCTTCGCCAATAATATAATAAGCAAATTTACTATGTAACCCTATCCCATCGTTTAATACTGGAATAGCGCCCGCAACATAGTTTGTCCCCAAGTCAAATGCCACTAAATAACTCGTCAAAACTAAAGGTAGCAAGGCATTTGAAAATCTAAAACGATCACTCATTCTCCTTCTTAAACAAATTACAAATATCATCCAAACTACAAGAACAATACTAACAAATATCACTTATAACTCACCTCATCCAAATCTTCTTCATAATAGTTTACATAATTATTCATGAACAAACTTGCAGCTAGTTATTATGCTTTTATAAGTTTAATCACTTTAATGGAGTAACTTCTACACTCCCTCTCTTAGCTATTACTTTCGCGACTATCTTTTTTGGAGCAATAATATATCTTGTGTAATTAAGTTTTTCCTTCAATTCTAAGTCTGTGGTATAAACATTAAAAATGCTATCTGATAGTTTTTCTAATACTATATCTTCATTTAGCTGAACAAAATCAAGCCAGGTCTCTTTCTTTTCTGAAAAATCAAATATGCCTATATGTGATCGATGCAATCCTGAACCCCACGAAAAAGTGTATATTAAATCCTTTTGCCCATCTTCATCAAAATCACATGTTGTAAGTGTAACAACACCATAACCACCAAACCCAAACCCTATTGGGAAGAATTCACCTTTATAAATTACATAAGATTCACAAGTATAATTTACCTTAAATATTTGGCATCCTATTTCTTTTTTAACATTTTCAGGTGTAATGTCAGATATTGTGTAATATTTCAACTGGTCTTCTTTTGACATCCCTGTTTTGTCATCTTCAGCTGATGTCTTTATATCTATATTGTTCAATTTAAGGTATTCGGTATATAATTCATTGAAATCCTCAATAGAGTATTGCTTTTTAATCTTCTCTATTGGCACTTTGTATATTTTTTGTACCGTATGGTTGTTAATTGAAGAATTGTCCTTTTCATCTTCTGCTTTTGTTTCACATCCTAACATAGTCACCAATAATAATCCTAGAATCAGAGCCATAAAGAATATTTTTTTCACTACGGTGCACCCCGCTACCTTAATTTTTTCCTTCCATCTACTGCCATTAAATAATGAGACTGAAATAACACCAATCGTCCAGGACAGATGCATATTAATTGCACAGGGCTTTCATATAAAGTTTAGGTATTACCGAAGTCCAGCAGCCTTAGATAGCTCTTATCTTAGGCTACTGGATTTGGGTGAAGCGACGTAGGAGGGAACTGGCATTACTTTGTTATCTGATGTTCGTTCATCCTATTAACTAATATCATTCTTTATAAGAATTTAAACATTTATTACAAATAACTTCATAAGTATAACTTTTTATGTTTTTATGAACAATAGAAAATAAAGGAGCCTGATTAATAGCACAACATAATCTATTCTTTTTTAATAATATTTTTTCACGAAAACCTATTCCTGATGTAGGTTTTTCCCCGAGCTCAAAACTACCTTTGTTTCCACAATTACAACTAAAACTAAAATAAAAGTATTGATAAGTTGTATAGCATAAATATCCAACAGTATTACTACAACAATCACAATACATCCAACTACCATAATTTTTTAGAAGACGCCCGTTAACAATTCGCTTAGGTATTTTCTTTTTCTCACTCATATGTAACTTCTCCCTATATTCCAAGTATTTGTCCCATCAAACCAATAGGACTTCCTAATACTGATATGATTGGTACTGATTTCCTAGTCCAGCCTTATTCCATTACAAGAAGCAGATGCGTATGAACGAATGCAAAGGTGCCACATTATACTGGACCACGGAAAATTTGCGGCTAAGTTATTGTTTACAAGTGTATTTTCTTGTGTTATGCTATTCCTTGTGTGTATTTAATAATTGAAAGAAAGAGGTACATAATATGTATTTTTGCAATGAGTTTAAAACCTTAAACAGCGAGATAGAGAATCTGTTGAAGCGGGATCATCATCACGTTGTTCATCAGAGAAAATTTAAAACGCTAAAAAAAGAAATCCTAGGTGTTCTAAAAACCTTATTAGGCGAAGCATCTAGGGAATATAGAGTTGTGAAATTGACAAATTCTCCAGCTATCGTGTTCAAAGTAATGAACCACATTGCTGCTAGAACTGAAACTCTAACCAGCATCAAAACTGCGGTAAATGTGTAAAATTTACCGGAATTCACTCTCCACAACTGTCGTTTTAAACGGCGAGGTTGGAGAGTTTTTTCATGACTTCTTTTACTTATAACCACGATTTATCAGCCTACTTCAATAAAGGCAGTAAAGCTCCCATTACTGCAGCGACCATATCCATTGCCCAATGAGCTATTATAAAAGGCAGTAATCTTTTGGTACGAAGGAAAATTATAGGCATCAAAATAGTTAGCGGAAGAAATGATAACATTCTAAATGCCATATATTTCCAATCGAGCATAAGGGGAAGTGCTGTATGTTGAAGCATCCACCCAAAACTAACAAGGGCAATAGCTAACCATTTATTATTAAATATGTTTATAAGACGTGGCAGACAATAGCCCTGATATGTAATTTGCTCAGAAAATCCCCACAGAATTGGGAATACTATAACACTATAAAGAGCGCCCCATAGTGGTATCCCACCCATGAGTTGCGGAGGGTATGGTGTTCCGAATATAAGTAAATAACTTAGACTCATACCAACTACTGACATGGGCATGAATAATAAGAAAAAGGCCAAACCTATTAATATTCCTTTGACAATATGACTTTTATCAATATTTACGAGGTCTAAAAGACTTTTACCTTCTTTCCGAATCTGCCTAGAAATGAGAATTAAACAACCGAGGTCAATAAGCGATCCATATACAATGAACCATTGGCCAGCAGATTGTAGTGGATTAGAATCATTTAGCAATAAGTAGATTCCTGTCACTAATAACTGAAAAAAAATTGCTAAGAAGAATCGAGTAAAAATCAAAATTACCGGCCATTTCCACTGTTTTTCGTTGCTGATGCTCAAAGCAAACACCCTTTTTCTACTTGGTTTAATCCTCATAACTAATTAGCTTACAGATATTAAGACCTAGCGGTTTTCAAATTACGTTCTCGGGATTGCTAACTGATCCTTTAGCCCTCTCCAATCTTAAGGTAATATATAGATCAAGTGGCTATGATATAACAGAACCCTTAAACAAATTCCGAACCGATTTTTGCTCTCGGTATAATAGCCAAGTTACAATCATTCCAAAAATAAAGGTAGAAGAAGCCGTCTCCACCATGTGAGTTAAACGCACGCTAGCAATAGGTATTAGAGGGTTCTCCAAAATGTGACCAATGTTTTGCGGAATACTAAATAGTAATCCTACGAGAAAAGCCGTTTGCCAAACACCTACCTTTGAGCCACGAATCACCGGGAGAGCAAATAGCGTCCAAATCATGGCGCGCAATAGCTGAAACATGAACAAACCTGGATTTGTACGCAGAGTATCGATTGTATGTCTCCAAAAAGAGAGGCCTTCCCCAGGGCTCCCATAAAAAGCACGTAGTTCCGGGTTTTGCCAGCCAATAAAATATCCAGCTGTCCAGTATAGAGCCAGATATACCAAAGCAATGGTAATTAATTTCCATATCCACTCCTTTACAGGCATTTCCAGTACTGGGTTTATGGCAGAATTAGCTTTTGGCTGACCCTTTCCCAAAATCCAAACCGCTAGTGGGACGTAAAAAACTGCAACCGGGATACCCATCATAAATAAACGTGGCAAAAGCTCATCCCCAACGGTGATATCCGACAGAAAATACCATGTCTCGATCTGCATTACAAATGTAACAGCACCGTAATAGGCAAAGGCTAATCCCAACGCCAGCTTCCAGCCGCTCCAACGTGAGCTTAGAACTAGTCCCATTACCAATAGTGTATTGGCAAGTGCAATAACCAAAATACCAATTTCGTTTGATAACATGCCGGGGTCCGATTTGACATCCGGTATCAGTCCTGAAACGGTCAGCGAACCACCTATAAAAAAGACAATAAATAATACTACTAAGACAATATAACGGATTGTCCACCCAAAAGCAGAAAAACTCCTCATAGAAATAACTCCTCCCTAAGCTTACTACTCAAATCTATCCTCCATACTATACCATTACAAAACAAATCCGTCTTGTACTTTTTTATGTCTATACATTAACTTTCTACTCTACTTCGCTGACTTTTGTCTATACTTAAAACAGTACGTTACCGTAATGCCTCCAAGACTCGATACGAGGCGGTTGGCTAGTCCATACCTCGGCAGGATCCTCCCCTGCTAGAATGTGCAATCTGCCAGGACGCACCGGGAAATACAATCTCCCTTCTCCTATTATAGAAGTAAATATGTAAAAAAGAATCATAGAGATAATTCCTAAAACTGAACCTTCCACAAGGAAGAAATCTAATAACATAACTTTCTCCCAAATTAGTATAAAAATTTTTTAAACACAATGGTTTCTGAGGTATCATGAAGACCAAATAAATATATCACCAAAAATAAAGCCTAAAACAACTAAACCTAAAACAATAGCAAAAAAAACTAGATAAGACCGTTCATTGTTTTTTATAACAGCTGTAACACCGAGGAAAAAAGCAATTATTTGGGCAATAACTGATGTAAATCCACCAATTTTTATTAAAATATCAGATGAAATAACCTTTAATAATTCCGCAAAAATGTAGAAAAAGCCACTTATTGCTAAGAAAAAAATGCTTAACCCTACGGACCATGTACCAAAACGAGATTTTGGTAAAAGACTAATTTTCATTATCTATCGCCTCCTAATTAATTATATGTTTGTTACTCGTCATATTCCACAAATATAGATAGCCATAATGCCTATTCTCAAGAAAATCAGACCATGGAGCACGACCTTCCGTGTACAGTTTCAGATAATGTTTCTGGTATTCCCGACGTGTCCGTTCCGCTAGAACTGGCGCAAGGCTTGCCCGCTAGGTTAACACTTAAATTATTCTTAGCTCAGTTTGATTATATTTTTAAACCTTTCTCTTTCTTCATCATTATAGTTAGAACTAGCTCCACAATTTCCGATGGTAATTGTCGTAATTGTTTGTTTTGCCATTCTCTTTCTTCATCTATTGAAGTACCTGCATGCTTCACGGCTTTCAAAGCATACAATGCTACATTCATTCAATTACCACTTATAAAACTTGTAATAATTGTACACACTTTCTAAT carries:
- a CDS encoding XRE family transcriptional regulator; its protein translation is MNHEEVKAKLLQCPEVKEEYDRLKPLYDIKKELIKFRIEQGLSQKQLADKIGTKQSAISRLESGEYNASVELLHKIAHALGKELQIKFN
- a CDS encoding integrase is translated as MIGREEIAVSFDYSKEKVDIVRRIDGRKWDPENKYWIIPHNIETIKQIVKLFEKEEVICYDELNSILSSYRNVWTSHDDTLDKMDKLLKMKGYSTKTIKAYIGHSRRFLDNNNKKAELISQEDVEEYIILLLNGNSHAYVNQSLSAIKFLLTYVLNKERIIYEIPRPKKEKKLPIILSQDEVLAILSSISNLKHKAILYLVYSAGLRVGEVVRLKINDIDSQRMLIHVRQGKGRKDRYTLLSGLTLDILREYVRMEKPKGWLFPGGKDGRFLTERAVQKVFYNACQEANMSKNVTVHSLRHSFATHLLEEGTDLRYIQELLGHSSSKTTEIYTHVTQASISRIKSPLDRIVNK